A part of Rhodamnia argentea isolate NSW1041297 chromosome 8, ASM2092103v1, whole genome shotgun sequence genomic DNA contains:
- the LOC115738275 gene encoding uncharacterized protein LOC115738275 isoform X2 → MKNHGSVNGGGRPSADEDQVNEEEDISRLAISTLQAREEEIARKKMEVKERVELQLGRAEEATRRLAQIWEDLEELADPLRKEVATVRKKIDVVIRELKPLGQSCQKKEKEYKEAMEAFNEKSKEKALLMTTLMELLSESEKLRMKKLEELSKNAESVH, encoded by the exons ATGAAGAACCATGGGAGCGTCAATGGCGGTGGCAGGCCATCTGCGGATGAAGACCAGGTCAACGAAGAGGAGGACATCTCAAGGTTGGCCATATCGACTTTGCAAGCTCGGGAAGAAGAGattgcgaggaagaagatggaggtcAAGGAGAGAGTGGAACTTCAGTTGGGGCGTGCCGAGGAAGCGACAAGGCGGTTAGCTCAGATTTGGGAG GATCTGGAAGAGCTAGCAGACCCCTTGAGGAAGGAAGTCGCGACCGTTCGCAAGAAGATTGATGTGGTCATTCGCGAGCTAAAGCCGCTCGGACAGAGTTGCCAGAAAAAG GAAAAGGAGTACAAAGAAGCCATGGAAGCTTTCAATGAGAAGAGCAAGGAGAAGGCTCTACTAATGACCACATTAATGGAG CTTCTATCAGAGAGTGAGAAGTTGCGGATGAAGAAGCTTGAGGAGCTGAGCAAGAATGCAGAGTCTGTGCATTGA
- the LOC115738275 gene encoding uncharacterized protein LOC115738275 isoform X1: MLQLHRMKNHGSVNGGGRPSADEDQVNEEEDISRLAISTLQAREEEIARKKMEVKERVELQLGRAEEATRRLAQIWEDLEELADPLRKEVATVRKKIDVVIRELKPLGQSCQKKEKEYKEAMEAFNEKSKEKALLMTTLMELLSESEKLRMKKLEELSKNAESVH, encoded by the exons ATGCTACAGTTGCATAGAATGAAGAACCATGGGAGCGTCAATGGCGGTGGCAGGCCATCTGCGGATGAAGACCAGGTCAACGAAGAGGAGGACATCTCAAGGTTGGCCATATCGACTTTGCAAGCTCGGGAAGAAGAGattgcgaggaagaagatggaggtcAAGGAGAGAGTGGAACTTCAGTTGGGGCGTGCCGAGGAAGCGACAAGGCGGTTAGCTCAGATTTGGGAG GATCTGGAAGAGCTAGCAGACCCCTTGAGGAAGGAAGTCGCGACCGTTCGCAAGAAGATTGATGTGGTCATTCGCGAGCTAAAGCCGCTCGGACAGAGTTGCCAGAAAAAG GAAAAGGAGTACAAAGAAGCCATGGAAGCTTTCAATGAGAAGAGCAAGGAGAAGGCTCTACTAATGACCACATTAATGGAG CTTCTATCAGAGAGTGAGAAGTTGCGGATGAAGAAGCTTGAGGAGCTGAGCAAGAATGCAGAGTCTGTGCATTGA